A window of Mycolicibacterium fluoranthenivorans contains these coding sequences:
- a CDS encoding DUF3000 domain-containing protein: MNAATVRPEIELGPIRPPQRLAPFSYALGAEVRHPETTIVPERSEGDAFGRLILLHDPEGAEAWDGTMRLVAYIQADLDSTEAVDPLLPEVAWSWLVDALESHAEAVTALGGTVTATTSVRYGDISGPPRAHQLELRASWTATNLELGPHVQAFCEVLEHAAGLPPAGVTSLGSRTRA; encoded by the coding sequence ATGAATGCTGCGACGGTGCGGCCGGAAATCGAGCTGGGCCCGATCAGGCCGCCGCAACGGCTGGCCCCCTTCAGCTACGCGCTGGGCGCCGAGGTACGCCACCCTGAGACGACGATCGTTCCCGAGCGTTCCGAGGGTGACGCCTTCGGCAGACTGATCCTGCTGCACGATCCCGAGGGCGCCGAGGCCTGGGACGGCACCATGCGCCTGGTCGCCTATATCCAGGCCGATCTGGACTCCACCGAAGCCGTCGATCCGCTGTTGCCCGAAGTGGCCTGGAGCTGGCTGGTGGACGCCCTGGAGTCGCACGCCGAGGCCGTCACCGCGCTGGGCGGCACCGTCACCGCCACCACGTCGGTGCGTTACGGCGACATCTCCGGCCCGCCGCGGGCCCACCAACTGGAGCTGCGCGCGTCGTGGACCGCCACCAACCTCGAGCTCGGTCCGCACGTGCAGGCGTTCTGTGAGGTTCTCGAGCATGCGGCCGGCCTTCCGCCGGCGGGAGTCACCAGCCTGGGCTCCCGCACCCGCGCCTGA
- the hemQ gene encoding hydrogen peroxide-dependent heme synthase — MAKLDYDALNSMTRYMMISVFAVQPDSLDADRSALIDETATFLKQQEERGVVVRGLYDVAGFRADADFMIWTHAERVEDLQTTYRDFRRTTLGQASDPVWSVVALHRPAEFNKSHVPAFIAGEDPGDYVCVYPFVRSLEWYLLPDDERRKMLVEHGMAGREYPDVRANTVPAFALGDYEWILAFEGPDLGRIVELMWKLRYTDARRHVREETPFFTGPRVAVEDLLARLP, encoded by the coding sequence ATGGCCAAGCTCGATTACGACGCGCTCAACTCGATGACCCGATACATGATGATCTCGGTTTTCGCCGTGCAGCCTGACTCGCTGGACGCGGACCGGTCCGCGCTCATCGATGAGACCGCGACGTTCCTCAAACAGCAGGAGGAGCGGGGTGTCGTGGTGCGCGGGCTCTATGACGTCGCCGGCTTCCGCGCCGATGCCGATTTCATGATCTGGACTCATGCCGAGCGGGTCGAGGACCTGCAGACCACCTACCGGGACTTCCGGCGCACCACCCTGGGACAGGCCAGTGATCCGGTCTGGAGCGTGGTTGCGCTGCACCGCCCGGCCGAGTTCAACAAGAGCCACGTCCCGGCCTTCATCGCGGGCGAAGACCCGGGCGACTACGTCTGCGTCTACCCGTTCGTGCGGTCCCTGGAGTGGTACCTGCTGCCCGACGACGAGCGCCGCAAGATGCTCGTCGAGCACGGGATGGCGGGCCGGGAGTACCCGGATGTGCGGGCCAACACGGTGCCCGCGTTCGCGCTCGGCGACTACGAGTGGATCCTGGCCTTCGAAGGTCCGGATCTGGGGCGCATCGTCGAGCTGATGTGGAAGCTGCGCTACACCGACGCCCGTCGCCATGTCCGGGAGGAAACCCCGTTCTTCACCGGCCCCCGGGTGGCGGTCGAGGATCTGCTGGCCCGTCTTCCCTGA
- the hemE gene encoding uroporphyrinogen decarboxylase, which yields MNTRRDLPESPFLAAAAGRTPSRIPVWFMRQAGRSLPEYRELRAHHKMLDACFDPELVAEITLQPVRRHGVDAAILFSDIVVPLRAAGVGLDIVPDVGPVIDHPIRTRADVDALKPLEPHQVAPVSDAVKLLVSALGEVPLIGFAGAPFTLASYLVEGGPSRNHEKTKAMMLGDPDTWHALMTALTDLTIAFLTAQLAAGVDAIQVFDSWAGTLSLADYRASVLPHSSRVFDALKGEGVPMTHFGVGTAELLGAMGEAGATVVGVDWRTSLADAATRVRPGTVLQGNLDPVVLLAGWPVVERAARAVVADGRRAQEAGAGGHIFNLGHGVLPATDPGVVTDLVELVHSL from the coding sequence ATGAATACCCGCCGTGACCTGCCCGAGTCTCCCTTTCTCGCCGCTGCCGCCGGACGTACGCCCTCGCGTATACCCGTGTGGTTCATGCGTCAGGCGGGTCGTTCGCTGCCCGAGTACCGGGAGTTGCGCGCCCACCACAAGATGCTCGATGCGTGTTTCGACCCGGAGTTGGTTGCCGAGATCACCCTGCAGCCGGTGCGACGCCACGGTGTCGACGCGGCCATCCTGTTCTCCGACATCGTGGTGCCACTGCGGGCCGCCGGTGTCGGGCTGGACATCGTGCCCGATGTCGGTCCGGTCATCGACCACCCGATACGCACCCGCGCCGACGTCGACGCCTTGAAACCCCTTGAGCCGCACCAGGTCGCGCCCGTCTCCGACGCGGTCAAGCTGTTGGTGTCCGCCCTGGGCGAGGTGCCGCTGATCGGTTTCGCGGGCGCCCCGTTCACCCTGGCGTCTTATCTGGTGGAGGGCGGGCCCAGCCGCAACCACGAGAAGACGAAGGCCATGATGCTCGGCGACCCGGACACCTGGCATGCGCTGATGACGGCGCTCACCGACCTGACCATCGCCTTCCTGACCGCGCAGCTCGCTGCCGGCGTGGACGCCATCCAGGTGTTCGACTCCTGGGCGGGCACCTTGTCGCTGGCTGATTACCGGGCCTCGGTGCTGCCGCACAGCTCACGGGTGTTCGACGCGCTCAAGGGCGAAGGCGTGCCGATGACGCACTTCGGGGTGGGAACGGCCGAACTGCTCGGCGCCATGGGTGAGGCCGGGGCCACCGTGGTCGGCGTGGACTGGCGGACCTCGCTGGCCGACGCCGCGACGCGGGTGCGACCGGGCACCGTCCTGCAGGGCAACCTGGATCCGGTCGTGCTGCTGGCCGGCTGGCCGGTGGTGGAACGTGCGGCACGCGCCGTCGTGGCCGACGGTCGACGCGCTCAGGAGGCCGGCGCGGGCGGGCATATCTTCAATCTCGGTCACGGCGTGCTGCCGGCCACCGATCCCGGGGTGGTGACCGATCTGGTGGAGCTGGTGCATTCATTGTGA
- a CDS encoding protoporphyrinogen oxidase gives MKSAYCVVGGGISGLTAAYRLRVAAGPEASITLFDPADRLGGVLRTEQVGGVPVDLGAEAFIARRPEVPALLDELGLAGRQVASTGARPLLFTQGRLHPVPTGTLQGIPAQAASVAGLVDEATVARIEAEPGRPLRWRTGADPSVAELIGDRFGEQVVTRSVEPLLTGVYAGSAQTIGIRSAVPTLAAALDRGARNLSDAVRDALPPPRDGALFGAIAGGYGLLVDELARRAGVRWVQVGVDRVMRSARGWDLVDDEGGHWSADAVVLAVPAPRLSRLIEHVAPRSAAAARRVTVASSAVVALALPGGTPLPQQSGVLVASGEALHTKAITLTSQKWGRRGNVELVRLSFGRYGDQLARSVGDDRLLSWSLEDLDRLFGIVADPVDCRVQRWIDAMPQYGPGHADLVAEVRAGLPPTLAVAGAYLDGIGVPACVAAATRAAGKLVGPGVAR, from the coding sequence GTGAAATCGGCGTACTGCGTTGTCGGCGGCGGCATTTCGGGCTTGACCGCCGCGTATCGGCTGCGCGTTGCCGCCGGGCCGGAAGCGTCGATCACCCTGTTCGACCCGGCCGACCGCCTCGGCGGGGTGTTGCGCACCGAACAGGTCGGCGGTGTGCCGGTGGACCTGGGTGCCGAGGCGTTCATCGCGCGGCGGCCCGAGGTGCCCGCGCTGCTCGACGAGCTCGGCCTGGCCGGCAGGCAGGTCGCCAGCACCGGGGCGCGGCCGCTGCTGTTCACCCAGGGCCGGTTGCACCCGGTGCCCACCGGAACCTTGCAGGGCATCCCGGCGCAGGCCGCGTCGGTGGCGGGTCTGGTCGACGAGGCGACGGTGGCGCGTATCGAGGCCGAACCCGGGCGCCCGCTGCGCTGGCGCACCGGCGCGGATCCGTCCGTCGCCGAGCTGATCGGGGACCGCTTCGGCGAGCAGGTGGTGACGCGTTCGGTGGAGCCGCTGCTCACCGGGGTGTACGCCGGCTCGGCCCAGACCATCGGGATCCGCTCGGCGGTTCCCACCCTGGCCGCCGCACTGGATCGGGGCGCCCGCAACCTCAGCGACGCGGTACGCGACGCCTTGCCGCCGCCGCGGGACGGCGCGTTGTTCGGCGCTATCGCGGGCGGCTACGGATTACTGGTCGACGAACTGGCCCGGCGGGCCGGTGTGCGCTGGGTACAGGTCGGCGTCGATCGAGTGATGCGGTCGGCGCGCGGCTGGGATCTGGTGGACGACGAAGGCGGCCACTGGAGTGCGGACGCGGTGGTGCTTGCGGTGCCGGCGCCGCGGCTGAGCAGACTGATCGAGCACGTCGCGCCGCGCAGCGCCGCGGCGGCACGGCGGGTGACGGTGGCCTCGTCGGCTGTGGTCGCCCTGGCCCTGCCCGGCGGCACCCCGCTGCCCCAGCAGTCCGGTGTGCTGGTCGCAAGCGGAGAAGCCCTGCACACCAAGGCGATCACGCTCACCTCGCAGAAGTGGGGACGCCGCGGCAATGTCGAACTGGTGCGGCTGTCGTTCGGCCGCTACGGCGATCAACTGGCCCGCAGCGTGGGCGACGACCGGCTGCTGAGCTGGTCCCTGGAGGACCTGGACCGGCTCTTCGGGATCGTCGCCGACCCGGTTGACTGCCGGGTGCAGCGGTGGATCGACGCGATGCCGCAGTACGGTCCGGGACACGCCGATCTGGTGGCCGAAGTGCGGGCCGGGCTGCCGCCGACACTGGCGGTCGCGGGCGCCTACCTGGACGGTATCGGGGTGCCCGCATGTGTCGCGGCCGCCACCCGGGCGGCCGGGAAACTGGTGGGCCCCGGCGTGGCACGATAG
- the aftC gene encoding arabinofuranan 3-O-arabinosyltransferase, with product MYGALVAPTDTILSVFRPRTSAPTTADVVRSALWPIAIMSIIHRSYVLTTNGYITDDFGTVYRAVSNFRRHWDIYNEHFNYVDPHYLYPPGGTLLLAPFGFLPEFASRFWFVAFNSIAIIIACGILVRLFKFSLTSVAFPALLLAVYCTESVTNTLVFTNINGCLLLAEVLFFYWLLSGKVSHQWWAGAAIGLTLVLKPLLAVLLLLPLLNRQWRALVTAFAVPLVFNAVAWPLSADPMGFLRNTVPYILSTRDYFNSSILGNGIYYGLPMWLILLLRVVALVLAAVSLWLLYRYYRVRDPLFWMLTSSGVLLITSWLVLSLAQGYYSMMLFPFLMTVVLPNSVVRNWPAWLGVYGFLTMDRWLMWRWPTTGRFLEYMKITYGWSLLLVVVFCVLYYRYLDAKADGRLDSGIDPPWMTEDRPRASVAS from the coding sequence GTGTACGGTGCGCTGGTGGCGCCAACCGATACCATCCTGAGCGTCTTTCGACCTCGCACGTCCGCTCCCACCACCGCCGATGTGGTCCGGTCCGCGCTGTGGCCGATCGCCATCATGTCGATCATCCACCGCAGTTACGTGCTCACCACCAATGGCTACATCACCGACGACTTCGGGACGGTGTACCGTGCGGTCTCGAATTTCCGGCGGCACTGGGACATCTACAACGAGCACTTCAACTACGTCGATCCGCACTACCTGTACCCCCCGGGCGGCACCCTGCTGTTGGCCCCGTTCGGGTTCCTGCCGGAGTTCGCGTCGCGCTTCTGGTTTGTCGCGTTCAACTCGATCGCGATCATCATCGCCTGCGGCATTCTGGTACGGCTGTTCAAATTCTCGCTGACCTCGGTGGCATTCCCGGCCCTGCTGCTGGCGGTGTACTGCACCGAATCGGTGACCAACACCTTGGTCTTCACCAATATCAACGGCTGCCTGCTGCTGGCCGAGGTGCTGTTCTTCTACTGGTTGCTGTCCGGCAAGGTGAGCCATCAGTGGTGGGCGGGCGCGGCCATCGGGCTGACGCTGGTACTCAAGCCCCTATTGGCCGTGCTGTTGTTGCTGCCGCTGCTCAACCGGCAGTGGCGTGCCCTGGTGACGGCGTTCGCGGTGCCGCTGGTGTTCAACGCGGTGGCCTGGCCCCTGTCCGCCGACCCGATGGGTTTCCTCCGCAACACCGTCCCGTACATCCTGTCCACCCGGGACTACTTCAACTCCTCGATCCTGGGCAACGGCATCTACTACGGCCTACCGATGTGGCTGATCCTGTTGTTGCGGGTGGTCGCGCTGGTGCTGGCCGCGGTCAGCTTGTGGCTGCTGTACCGGTACTACCGGGTGCGCGATCCGCTGTTCTGGATGCTGACCTCCTCCGGTGTCCTGCTGATCACCTCGTGGCTGGTGCTGTCGCTGGCGCAGGGCTACTACTCGATGATGTTGTTCCCGTTCCTGATGACGGTGGTATTGCCGAACTCGGTGGTGCGCAACTGGCCGGCCTGGCTCGGGGTCTACGGGTTCCTCACGATGGACCGGTGGTTGATGTGGCGTTGGCCGACCACCGGACGGTTCCTGGAGTACATGAAGATCACCTACGGCTGGTCACTGCTGCTGGTGGTGGTGTTCTGCGTGCTGTATTACCGCTACCTGGACGCCAAGGCCGACGGCCGGCTGGATTCCGGTATCGATCCACCCTGGATGACGGAAGACCGGCCGCGCGCTAGCGTGGCGTCATGA
- the msrB gene encoding peptide-methionine (R)-S-oxide reductase MsrB, which yields MTEPKIQLTDDEWREKLSAAEFAVLRRAGTERPFTGEYTDTKTPGVYECRACGAELFRSTEKFESHCGWPSFFDPKDSEAVILRRDDILGMTRVEVLCANCHSHLGHVFEGEGYPTPTDQRYCINSVSLRLVPSDPT from the coding sequence ATGACCGAGCCGAAGATTCAGCTCACCGATGACGAGTGGCGCGAGAAGCTCAGCGCGGCCGAGTTCGCGGTGCTCCGCCGTGCCGGCACGGAGCGGCCGTTCACCGGTGAGTACACCGACACCAAGACCCCCGGCGTCTACGAGTGCCGGGCCTGCGGAGCAGAGCTGTTCCGCAGCACGGAGAAATTCGAATCCCATTGCGGCTGGCCGTCTTTCTTCGACCCGAAAGACTCCGAGGCGGTGATCCTGCGCAGGGACGACATCTTGGGGATGACGCGCGTCGAGGTGCTGTGCGCCAACTGCCACAGCCACCTGGGCCATGTGTTCGAGGGCGAGGGCTACCCGACCCCCACCGATCAGCGGTACTGCATCAACTCGGTATCGCTGCGTCTCGTGCCGTCCGACCCGACGTGA
- a CDS encoding HRDC domain-containing protein, producing MTETDPEPDGAASDSVEPEAIPLLAPAEGVPPLSIYPSDIARAAERLAGGTGPFAIDAERASGFRYSNRAYLVQIRRAGAGTVLIDPVNHGGDSLQVMAPIAQVLGSDEWILHAADQDLPCLAELGMTPPRLYDTELGGRLAGFERVNLAEEVRRLLGLGLVKGHGAADWSKRPLPQEWLNYAALDVEVLVELRHAVAAVLEEQGKSDWAAQEFEYLRSVESTPTRRDRWRRTSGIHKVRNPRALAAVRELWTTRDHIAARRDIAPGRILPDSAIISAATADPDTIEKLTALPIFGGSRQRRSAQVWLDALARARQDPDPPTGTEPVNGPPPTSRWSRRKPEAAERLEKARAGLAELSQRVSVPAENLLTPDTLRRLCWDWQPVPDVATAVDEFLTQAGARPWQRELTGPVLTAALTIDVS from the coding sequence ATGACCGAGACCGACCCCGAGCCTGACGGCGCCGCCTCTGACAGCGTCGAGCCAGAGGCGATTCCCCTCCTGGCCCCCGCCGAGGGCGTGCCACCGCTGTCGATCTATCCGAGCGATATCGCCCGTGCTGCCGAACGGCTGGCCGGCGGTACCGGCCCGTTCGCCATCGATGCCGAACGGGCGTCGGGTTTCCGTTACTCCAACCGGGCATACCTGGTGCAGATCCGGCGCGCCGGGGCCGGCACCGTTCTGATCGATCCGGTCAACCACGGCGGCGACTCCTTGCAGGTGATGGCCCCGATCGCCCAGGTACTCGGCTCCGACGAGTGGATACTGCACGCGGCCGATCAGGATCTGCCGTGCCTGGCCGAGCTCGGGATGACGCCACCGCGGCTCTACGACACCGAACTCGGCGGCCGGCTGGCCGGCTTCGAGCGGGTGAACCTTGCCGAGGAAGTCCGTCGGCTGCTGGGACTGGGCCTGGTGAAGGGGCACGGCGCGGCCGACTGGTCCAAACGGCCGCTCCCCCAGGAATGGCTGAACTACGCCGCACTAGACGTCGAGGTGCTGGTGGAACTGCGTCACGCAGTCGCCGCGGTACTCGAGGAGCAAGGCAAATCCGACTGGGCTGCACAGGAATTCGAGTACCTGCGCAGTGTCGAGTCGACGCCGACCCGGCGGGACCGGTGGCGCCGCACCTCCGGTATCCACAAGGTCCGCAACCCACGGGCTCTTGCCGCGGTGCGGGAATTGTGGACCACTCGCGATCACATCGCCGCCCGCCGGGATATCGCGCCCGGCCGGATCCTGCCCGACTCGGCGATCATCAGCGCCGCCACCGCCGATCCGGACACCATCGAAAAGCTCACCGCACTACCGATTTTCGGCGGAAGTCGACAGCGGCGCAGCGCGCAGGTCTGGCTGGATGCGCTGGCCCGGGCCCGTCAGGACCCCGATCCGCCGACCGGCACCGAACCCGTCAACGGCCCGCCGCCGACGTCGCGGTGGTCGCGGCGCAAACCCGAGGCCGCCGAGCGACTGGAGAAGGCACGCGCCGGGCTGGCCGAACTGTCCCAACGGGTTTCGGTTCCCGCGGAGAACCTGTTGACTCCGGACACGCTGCGCCGGCTGTGCTGGGACTGGCAGCCGGTGCCCGACGTGGCGACCGCCGTCGACGAGTTCCTGACCCAGGCCGGTGCACGACCTTGGCAGCGCGAACTCACCGGGCCGGTGCTGACGGCAGCGCTCACGATCGACGTGAGCTGA
- a CDS encoding putative bifunctional diguanylate cyclase/phosphodiesterase, with the protein MPRFAWVASAATVTTAAWCAWLMAGWGGPDVVSAADDLGFVAVSGFATSCAGYTARRALDRQRLAWILITIGLFGWTVGSAVWAYYEWWLGTAPFPSIADAGYLMFPVFVCAGLLVLPVGASRYTYTRLVLDGVIVAGSLFVIAWFAVVRQMFENGGATTFEVGLSLAYPLTDLVVVTVALLVLARARPGNRAPLVLLTAGVVLMALADCGWAYLTSHDDYRTISVVDLGWALGLLLIGVGALLSSHLPRSHVDGASAPTAAALWVPYVPLAVAMVIGVANVVWVPELAPALVAFVLLVSAVVFRQVIVVGENRRLLANAEAQAMHDPLTGLANRALFQDRLTHALLLHRRDKQPVAVLSLDLDDFKLVNDGLGHPTGDILLTSVAERIVGAARSSDTIARLGGDEFAVLLEGDAEQSIQVAQRIAAGFGDPFAIEGHHLPLRPSAGLAIAAPEDPELSAEALMERADVAMYSAKRARAREVRVFSAEMQRSEGRLASRTPVGGAATLQMLGELRSAIDNDELILMYQPKFDLRDESIVGVEALLRWPHPSRGLLSPDEFLALVREHGLIRSVTELVVTQALDQAALWRDRGFTVPIAVNLFAPSLADLTMSDRIVRALDERGLACETLTVEVTEDLLLDNVDRTRAVIETLRGHGVRVALDDFGSGYSTLAYLRDLPIDEIKLDRDFVSAVRGDRRAGVIVRTVIALAHELGMTTVAEGIENAETVALLREYGCRYVQGYFYSEPLSAAAMLELLTSGRTARDAAIPS; encoded by the coding sequence ATGCCACGGTTCGCATGGGTAGCGAGTGCGGCGACGGTCACCACCGCCGCGTGGTGTGCATGGCTGATGGCGGGCTGGGGCGGACCAGACGTGGTATCGGCTGCCGATGATCTCGGTTTCGTGGCGGTGTCCGGATTTGCGACGAGCTGCGCCGGTTACACCGCGAGGCGTGCTCTCGATCGGCAACGGCTGGCGTGGATTCTCATCACGATCGGGCTGTTCGGCTGGACCGTGGGGTCGGCCGTATGGGCCTACTACGAATGGTGGTTGGGGACCGCGCCGTTTCCGTCCATCGCCGACGCCGGCTATCTCATGTTTCCGGTCTTCGTCTGCGCCGGGCTGCTGGTCCTGCCCGTCGGTGCGTCGCGGTACACCTATACCCGCCTCGTGCTGGACGGCGTGATCGTCGCGGGCTCGCTGTTCGTCATCGCCTGGTTCGCCGTGGTGCGGCAGATGTTCGAGAACGGCGGGGCAACGACATTCGAAGTCGGGCTGTCGCTGGCCTATCCGCTCACCGATCTGGTGGTGGTGACGGTGGCACTGCTGGTACTTGCGCGCGCCCGGCCCGGCAACCGTGCCCCGCTGGTGCTGTTGACCGCCGGTGTCGTGCTGATGGCCCTGGCCGACTGCGGCTGGGCATATCTGACCTCCCACGACGACTACCGCACGATCAGCGTCGTCGATCTCGGCTGGGCGTTGGGGCTGCTGCTGATCGGGGTCGGCGCACTGCTGTCGTCGCACCTTCCGCGCTCCCATGTCGACGGAGCGAGCGCGCCGACAGCCGCCGCACTGTGGGTGCCGTATGTGCCGTTGGCCGTCGCCATGGTGATCGGCGTGGCCAATGTGGTGTGGGTACCGGAGCTGGCACCGGCGCTGGTGGCTTTCGTCCTGTTGGTGAGTGCCGTGGTGTTCCGTCAGGTCATCGTGGTGGGGGAGAACCGCCGGCTGCTGGCCAATGCCGAGGCGCAGGCCATGCACGACCCGCTGACCGGGCTGGCCAACCGGGCCCTGTTCCAGGACCGGTTGACTCATGCGTTACTGCTGCATCGTCGCGACAAGCAGCCGGTGGCGGTGCTGTCGCTCGACCTCGACGATTTCAAGCTCGTCAACGACGGCCTGGGTCATCCGACCGGCGATATCCTGCTGACCAGCGTCGCCGAACGCATCGTGGGTGCCGCACGCAGCAGCGATACGATCGCCCGACTGGGCGGTGACGAATTCGCCGTACTGCTCGAAGGTGATGCCGAGCAGTCCATCCAGGTCGCACAGCGCATTGCCGCCGGTTTCGGCGACCCGTTCGCCATCGAGGGCCACCACCTGCCACTTCGGCCCAGCGCAGGTCTGGCGATCGCGGCGCCCGAGGATCCGGAACTGTCCGCCGAGGCGTTGATGGAGCGTGCCGACGTGGCGATGTACTCGGCGAAGCGGGCCCGAGCGCGCGAGGTGCGGGTGTTCTCGGCGGAGATGCAGCGCTCGGAGGGGCGATTGGCGAGTCGGACCCCGGTGGGAGGTGCCGCGACCCTGCAGATGCTCGGCGAGTTGCGCTCGGCGATTGACAACGACGAACTCATCCTGATGTATCAGCCGAAGTTCGACCTGCGTGACGAATCCATCGTCGGTGTCGAGGCACTGCTGCGCTGGCCACATCCCTCGCGCGGGCTGCTCTCGCCGGACGAGTTTCTGGCGCTGGTCCGTGAGCACGGGTTGATACGTTCGGTGACCGAACTGGTGGTCACCCAAGCCCTGGATCAAGCGGCGCTGTGGCGCGATCGCGGGTTCACGGTGCCGATCGCGGTGAACCTGTTCGCTCCATCGCTGGCCGATCTGACCATGTCCGACCGCATCGTGCGGGCACTCGACGAGCGCGGCCTGGCATGCGAGACGCTGACGGTCGAGGTCACCGAGGATCTGTTGCTGGACAACGTCGACCGGACCCGCGCGGTAATCGAGACGCTGCGCGGGCACGGTGTGCGGGTGGCGCTCGATGACTTCGGTAGTGGGTATTCGACACTGGCCTACCTGCGCGATCTCCCGATCGACGAGATCAAACTTGATCGCGACTTCGTCAGCGCCGTACGCGGTGATCGACGGGCCGGAGTGATCGTGCGCACGGTCATCGCGCTGGCGCACGAACTGGGCATGACAACGGTCGCGGAGGGGATCGAGAACGCCGAAACCGTTGCGCTGCTTCGTGAATACGGCTGCCGCTATGTGCAGGGGTACTTCTACAGCGAGCCGCTTTCGGCCGCCGCGATGCTGGAACTACTCACGTCGGGTCGGACGGCACGAGACGCAGCGATACCGAGTTGA
- a CDS encoding alpha/beta hydrolase, with protein MRHLVRAASISAAVLLLTSCAPLLAANPRYATDAGAGPQGQPATTSTVAGPPPIAAPKNDQALQWRDCTAQTFTAASTAPVPGIKLDCATFDADLDPISGANGSIAIGVVRATTADTPADAGPLVMTTGSDLPSSSQLPVWLTRSGADVLKTHPVVAIDRRGIGLSAAINCRDSYDRQEMIDQAQFESGDDPVANLSAIAQTATTSCTDTIAPGDSAYDNAHAAEDIERLRSTWDVDTVALLGIGNGAQVALAYAGSHQNKVSRLVLDSPLPLAINAEATAEQKVKGQQAALDAFAAQCAAVNCPLGPDPKGAIDAILSSARAGNGPGGASVAAITDAISTALAFPRGDRVAATNALAGALASARGGDAAALNTLISQAEATRQTDGQFVNGCSDALNRPTPDRVRELVVAWPKLYPQFGAVGALRMVNCLSWPSGTAPKDPKDLKIPVLLLGVQNDPIIGNEGVAAVAATMINAGATSKRVIWQGIGHGASIYSPCALAPVLGYLDTGKLPGNDTFCPA; from the coding sequence ATGCGTCATCTGGTTCGGGCCGCGAGTATCTCGGCTGCGGTGTTGCTGCTGACATCGTGTGCCCCGTTGCTGGCCGCAAACCCGCGCTATGCCACCGACGCCGGTGCCGGCCCGCAGGGCCAGCCCGCGACCACCAGCACGGTCGCCGGCCCGCCACCGATCGCTGCACCCAAGAACGATCAAGCTCTGCAGTGGCGGGATTGCACGGCTCAGACGTTCACCGCCGCGTCGACCGCCCCGGTGCCCGGGATCAAACTGGACTGCGCCACCTTCGACGCCGATCTGGACCCGATCAGCGGCGCCAACGGCAGCATCGCCATCGGCGTGGTCCGGGCCACCACGGCCGACACCCCCGCCGACGCCGGCCCGCTGGTGATGACCACCGGTAGCGACCTGCCGTCGTCCAGCCAGCTGCCGGTCTGGCTGACCCGCAGCGGCGCCGATGTGCTCAAGACACATCCCGTCGTCGCCATCGACCGGCGCGGTATCGGCCTGTCGGCGGCCATCAACTGCCGCGACTCCTACGACCGCCAGGAGATGATCGACCAGGCCCAGTTCGAGTCCGGCGACGACCCGGTGGCCAACCTGAGCGCGATCGCCCAGACCGCCACCACCAGCTGCACCGACACCATCGCCCCCGGCGACTCCGCCTACGACAATGCGCACGCCGCGGAGGACATCGAGCGGCTGCGCAGCACCTGGGATGTCGACACCGTCGCGCTGCTGGGCATCGGCAACGGCGCGCAGGTGGCGCTCGCCTACGCCGGATCCCATCAGAACAAGGTGTCCCGCCTGGTCCTCGATTCGCCGCTGCCGCTGGCCATCAACGCCGAAGCCACCGCCGAGCAGAAGGTGAAGGGGCAGCAGGCCGCATTGGATGCGTTCGCCGCGCAATGCGCCGCCGTGAACTGCCCGCTCGGCCCGGACCCGAAGGGCGCCATCGACGCGATCCTCTCCTCCGCCCGAGCCGGCAACGGTCCCGGCGGCGCCTCCGTCGCCGCCATCACCGACGCGATCAGCACCGCACTGGCCTTCCCGCGCGGGGACCGCGTCGCGGCCACCAATGCGCTTGCGGGAGCACTCGCCTCGGCCCGCGGGGGCGACGCAGCTGCACTGAACACTCTGATCAGCCAGGCCGAAGCCACACGCCAGACCGATGGTCAGTTCGTCAACGGCTGCAGCGACGCACTCAACCGGCCCACTCCGGACCGGGTCCGCGAACTCGTCGTCGCCTGGCCGAAGCTGTACCCGCAGTTCGGTGCTGTCGGGGCGCTGCGCATGGTCAACTGCCTGAGCTGGCCGAGCGGCACCGCACCGAAGGATCCCAAGGACCTCAAGATCCCGGTGTTGCTGCTCGGCGTACAGAACGATCCGATCATCGGCAATGAGGGGGTGGCCGCGGTGGCCGCCACCATGATCAACGCCGGCGCCACCAGCAAGCGGGTGATCTGGCAGGGCATCGGCCATGGCGCCAGCATCTACTCACCGTGTGCCCTCGCGCCGGTACTGGGCTATCTGGACACTGGGAAGCTGCCGGGCAACGACACGTTCTGCCCCGCCTGA